A genomic segment from Desulfurobacterium pacificum encodes:
- the bioF gene encoding 8-amino-7-oxononanoate synthase has product MKWIEKELNQLKEKNLYRSLRTLSSPQGKEITINGRRLINFSSNDYLGLAKEFCQECGKWGSGSGASRLVCGNFEIHEKLENKLAELKKTESALLFPSGYMANVGVISTLAGEGDVVFSDELNHASIIDGCRLSKAKVTVYPHKDVDTLEYLLSKERKNYRRSLIVTDSVFSMDGDVAPLDKLFKLKNEYDSILIVDDAHATGVVGWSSFELFSLTPDETTVIIGTCGKALGTLGAFVCGSTLLKEYLINKCRTFIYTTALPPSIVCQTLKNLKEVPERMKKLQSNIEFFRNLTGINSQSAIFPLIVKDEKSALILSHHLYENGFFVPAIRPPTVKKSRLRISITSEHTKEEMEQLIKAIKL; this is encoded by the coding sequence ATGAAGTGGATAGAAAAAGAACTTAACCAGCTAAAAGAGAAAAACCTTTACCGCTCTCTAAGAACGCTAAGCTCACCTCAAGGCAAAGAAATAACCATTAACGGTAGAAGACTCATTAATTTCTCTTCAAACGACTATTTAGGACTGGCAAAAGAGTTCTGTCAGGAATGCGGAAAGTGGGGAAGCGGTAGTGGAGCGTCAAGGCTGGTGTGCGGTAACTTTGAAATCCACGAAAAGTTAGAAAACAAATTAGCTGAACTTAAAAAGACAGAAAGCGCCCTGCTCTTTCCCTCAGGCTATATGGCAAACGTTGGCGTCATATCAACCCTTGCAGGTGAAGGAGATGTAGTATTTTCCGATGAGCTCAACCACGCCTCAATAATTGATGGCTGCAGACTATCAAAAGCAAAGGTAACCGTATACCCTCACAAAGACGTTGACACCCTTGAATATTTACTTTCAAAAGAAAGAAAAAATTACAGAAGAAGCCTCATAGTAACAGATTCTGTCTTCAGCATGGACGGTGACGTCGCACCGTTAGACAAACTCTTTAAACTAAAGAACGAATACGATTCCATACTCATAGTTGACGACGCCCACGCCACAGGAGTTGTAGGCTGGAGTTCCTTTGAACTCTTCTCTCTAACACCTGACGAAACAACGGTAATCATCGGCACGTGTGGAAAAGCCTTAGGCACGTTAGGTGCTTTTGTGTGCGGAAGCACTCTTTTAAAAGAATATCTCATAAATAAGTGCAGAACGTTTATCTACACCACCGCCCTCCCGCCCTCTATAGTTTGCCAGACCCTGAAAAACTTAAAAGAAGTTCCCGAAAGAATGAAAAAACTACAAAGCAACATAGAATTCTTTAGAAACCTAACAGGTATAAACTCTCAATCAGCCATCTTTCCCCTTATAGTAAAAGACGAAAAATCCGCCCTCATCCTCTCCCACCACTTATACGAAAACGGCTTCTTCGTTCCAGCTATAAGACCACCAACCGTAAAAAAAAGCAGACTAAGAATATCAATCACATCAGAACACACAAAAGAAGAAATGGAACAACTAATTAAAGCAATTAAGCTATAG
- the hypA gene encoding hydrogenase maturation nickel metallochaperone HypA, with protein sequence MHETSIAMGLLQSLDELAEKEKAKKITKVRVRIGKLSGIVVDSFAFAFDAIKAEYPKIASAKLEIEEVPVEYECLDCGKVFEVESVYFPECPDCGSLNVKLLRGEELEVIDVEIEV encoded by the coding sequence ATGCATGAGACTTCAATAGCTATGGGGCTTTTACAATCGCTTGACGAATTAGCGGAAAAAGAAAAAGCCAAAAAGATTACAAAGGTTAGAGTAAGAATAGGTAAGCTTTCTGGAATAGTGGTAGATTCCTTCGCTTTTGCTTTTGACGCCATAAAAGCTGAATATCCTAAAATAGCTTCTGCCAAGTTAGAGATTGAAGAAGTGCCTGTAGAATATGAGTGTCTTGATTGTGGGAAGGTGTTTGAAGTGGAGTCTGTCTACTTTCCTGAATGCCCTGATTGTGGTTCTTTGAACGTTAAACTTCTTAGAGGAGAAGAGCTTGAAGTTATAGACGTTGAGATAGAGGTTTAG
- a CDS encoding response regulator: protein MKVLIVDDEKGIRETIKEILQDEGYEVFTEEIGSNVERKIEEVNPDIIILDLFLPGMSGMDVLEKIHATGEIKRRAVIIVSGHGTVETSVKALKLGAFDFLEKPIKYDKLMEAIENAVEFVKSSHSPEIETFTSLPLKKAKEEFEKAYIIDVLKKCNGDLKEAAKFMGIDISNLYRKLNKYNINPQK from the coding sequence ATGAAAGTTCTGATAGTTGACGATGAAAAAGGCATAAGAGAAACGATAAAAGAGATTCTACAGGACGAAGGTTACGAAGTCTTCACGGAAGAAATCGGTTCTAACGTTGAAAGAAAAATAGAAGAGGTAAATCCCGACATAATCATTTTAGACCTTTTCCTGCCCGGAATGTCAGGGATGGACGTTTTAGAAAAAATCCACGCAACCGGCGAAATAAAAAGAAGAGCCGTTATAATCGTTTCAGGACACGGAACGGTAGAAACGTCGGTAAAAGCCCTGAAGTTAGGTGCTTTTGACTTCTTGGAAAAACCGATAAAATACGACAAGCTGATGGAAGCGATAGAAAATGCCGTTGAATTCGTCAAGAGTTCTCACTCGCCAGAAATTGAAACTTTTACCTCTTTACCACTCAAAAAAGCCAAAGAGGAGTTTGAAAAAGCCTACATTATAGATGTCTTAAAGAAATGCAACGGAGACCTGAAAGAAGCAGCAAAGTTCATGGGAATAGATATCTCAAACCTCTACAGAAAACTCAACAAATACAACATAAACCCTCAAAAGTGA
- the hypB gene encoding hydrogenase nickel incorporation protein HypB, giving the protein MCDVCGCGQPENNFVVSDEGKKTVEVKKSLLSENDRVAEINRKHFDEKGILAINLISSPGSGKTTLLEKTIEALKDEFNIGVLEGDIETERDAERVRAKGAYAVQLTTGGACHLEAPLVHKGFHALEKQMGDKTPDILFIENVGNLVCPSSFYLGEHLRVVLISVPEGPDKPAKYPKAFKTSDVFIITKSDLLPYFDFDVEKVKKEALALNPKLEVFVVSAKTGEGLEEWYNYLRKIVKKKKGVEV; this is encoded by the coding sequence ATGTGTGATGTTTGTGGGTGCGGTCAGCCTGAAAACAACTTTGTTGTTTCAGATGAGGGAAAGAAAACGGTAGAGGTAAAGAAGAGTCTTTTGAGCGAGAACGACAGAGTTGCAGAAATCAACAGAAAACATTTTGATGAAAAAGGAATTTTAGCTATAAACCTTATAAGTTCACCAGGTTCTGGAAAAACTACGCTTCTTGAGAAAACTATAGAAGCGTTGAAGGATGAGTTCAACATAGGTGTTCTTGAAGGTGATATAGAAACGGAGAGGGACGCTGAAAGGGTTAGAGCTAAAGGAGCTTACGCTGTTCAACTTACAACCGGTGGTGCATGTCATCTTGAAGCGCCGTTAGTTCATAAAGGTTTTCATGCCCTTGAAAAGCAGATGGGAGATAAGACGCCTGATATTCTGTTCATTGAAAACGTTGGGAATTTAGTCTGTCCGTCATCTTTCTATTTAGGGGAGCATTTAAGAGTTGTTCTTATCTCTGTTCCAGAAGGTCCAGATAAACCAGCCAAGTATCCCAAGGCGTTTAAGACTTCTGATGTCTTTATCATTACAAAGTCTGACCTACTGCCCTACTTTGATTTTGATGTAGAAAAGGTGAAGAAAGAAGCCCTTGCTCTTAATCCTAAGTTGGAAGTATTTGTAGTTTCTGCTAAAACTGGTGAAGGTCTTGAAGAGTGGTATAACTATCTGAGGAAGATAGTTAAAAAGAAAAAAGGAGTGGAAGTTTGA
- the cybH gene encoding Ni/Fe-hydrogenase, b-type cytochrome subunit: MAVYEKKYVWSILMRIFHWCFALSIATLVITGLYINWPWTNTWMEGSHQFTMAYMRWAHFIAGMIFTCAVIIRIYLWFFGNKYERIWDFIPINKRNIKNLFTTLLYYAYITDSHEHRLGHNALAGSSYCLTLILAVIQFITGFYLLYPESHFWVSLGSIFGTQQEARFIHHILNWYFAWFAVVHIYIVIWNDIKSPEGLISSIFDGFKFAHKEH, encoded by the coding sequence ATGGCTGTTTACGAGAAAAAGTACGTGTGGAGTATCTTGATGAGGATATTCCACTGGTGTTTTGCGCTTTCAATTGCAACTCTTGTCATTACAGGACTTTACATAAACTGGCCCTGGACTAATACCTGGATGGAAGGTAGCCATCAGTTTACAATGGCTTATATGAGATGGGCTCACTTTATCGCAGGAATGATTTTTACGTGCGCTGTGATTATTAGAATTTACCTGTGGTTCTTCGGTAATAAGTATGAAAGAATATGGGATTTCATTCCTATTAACAAGAGGAATATTAAGAACCTTTTCACTACTCTTCTTTACTACGCTTACATTACAGATAGTCATGAACACAGGTTGGGACATAACGCGCTTGCAGGTTCCTCTTACTGCTTAACCCTTATTCTCGCCGTTATTCAGTTTATTACCGGTTTCTATCTGTTGTACCCTGAAAGTCATTTCTGGGTATCTTTAGGTTCAATTTTTGGAACTCAGCAGGAAGCAAGGTTTATCCATCACATCTTGAACTGGTACTTTGCTTGGTTTGCAGTTGTGCATATTTACATCGTTATCTGGAACGATATAAAATCTCCAGAAGGACTTATTTCTTCTATCTTTGACGGATTTAAGTTTGCCCACAAAGAGCATTAA
- the dnaX gene encoding DNA polymerase III subunit gamma/tau, translating to MSYVAIPRKYRPQKFSEVTGQEFITETLRNAIKTDRVAHAYIFAGPRGVGKTSTARIVAKALNCENPQNGEPCNQCPQCVEITKGSHPDVIEIDAATNRGIDQIRELRESVHYAPARGKKKIYIIDEFHMLTKEAFNALLKTLEEPPEHVVFILATTEIDKIPPTILSRCQKFVFRKIPRPVMVETLKKICEAENVEFDEEALNLIAVASEGCMRDAESLLDQAIAFGNGKVELNTVSEFLGVLTGKDLIELLKTAFSGNKELLRETLFKLEERGYNPLFVLKQLIETVEKEFLSNDNFSTEEMEAAFQILSECFKEITVHPYPYSVLLFHLYRLSYFKDVQKLEDLLSNGIQIAEKKTKPAQKLTEETEENQFFNQYIKETKEENGIVKIIPKNELSYQLLKTRKDELEKKFGKRVEIVEVKNQKKNGKKTISKESNEKINKVIDLFGAKIIKLEPLDESSDS from the coding sequence ATGTCCTACGTAGCAATACCGAGGAAGTATAGACCTCAAAAATTTAGTGAAGTCACAGGACAGGAATTCATAACAGAAACCCTGCGTAACGCCATAAAAACAGATAGAGTTGCCCACGCTTACATCTTTGCAGGACCAAGAGGTGTAGGAAAAACCTCAACAGCAAGAATAGTGGCGAAAGCCTTAAACTGCGAAAATCCCCAAAACGGCGAACCCTGTAACCAATGTCCTCAGTGCGTTGAAATAACGAAAGGCTCTCACCCTGATGTAATAGAGATAGACGCAGCAACAAACAGAGGAATAGACCAGATAAGAGAATTAAGGGAATCCGTCCACTACGCCCCCGCAAGAGGCAAAAAGAAGATATACATCATTGACGAATTCCACATGCTCACAAAAGAAGCCTTTAACGCCCTTCTCAAAACCCTTGAAGAACCGCCAGAACACGTAGTTTTCATCTTAGCCACAACAGAGATAGACAAAATCCCCCCCACCATCCTCTCCCGCTGCCAGAAATTCGTTTTCCGCAAAATCCCCCGCCCGGTAATGGTAGAAACCTTAAAGAAAATCTGTGAAGCAGAAAACGTAGAGTTTGACGAAGAAGCGTTAAACCTCATCGCAGTAGCTTCAGAAGGCTGTATGAGAGATGCAGAAAGTCTTTTAGACCAAGCAATAGCCTTCGGTAACGGAAAAGTAGAACTCAACACTGTATCTGAATTTTTAGGCGTCTTAACAGGAAAAGACCTTATAGAACTCTTAAAAACCGCCTTCTCTGGTAACAAAGAACTTTTGAGAGAAACCCTCTTTAAATTGGAAGAAAGAGGCTACAACCCCCTATTCGTTTTAAAACAGCTGATAGAAACGGTAGAAAAGGAATTTCTATCCAACGACAACTTTTCAACCGAAGAGATGGAAGCAGCGTTCCAGATACTATCAGAGTGCTTTAAAGAAATAACAGTTCATCCATACCCCTACAGCGTCCTTCTATTTCATCTTTACAGGCTTTCATACTTTAAAGACGTCCAAAAACTTGAAGACCTATTATCAAACGGCATACAGATAGCAGAAAAAAAAACTAAACCTGCCCAGAAACTAACAGAGGAAACTGAAGAAAACCAATTCTTCAACCAGTATATAAAAGAAACAAAAGAAGAAAACGGAATCGTAAAAATCATTCCCAAAAACGAACTTTCCTACCAGCTACTTAAAACGAGAAAAGACGAATTAGAAAAGAAATTCGGCAAAAGAGTTGAAATAGTTGAAGTCAAAAACCAGAAGAAAAACGGCAAAAAAACGATATCAAAAGAAAGCAATGAAAAGATTAACAAAGTGATAGACCTTTTCGGCGCTAAAATCATTAAGCTGGAGCCTTTAGATGAAAGTTCTGATAGTTGA
- a CDS encoding HypC/HybG/HupF family hydrogenase formation chaperone: MCVGVPMKVVEINYPMAVAEAKGVKRQINLMLLPEDEVKVGDYVMVHVGNAIEVIDEKEAEEIWKVLDEVMAAIEEQEGY; encoded by the coding sequence ATGTGTGTAGGCGTTCCTATGAAAGTTGTTGAAATTAATTACCCTATGGCTGTTGCTGAGGCTAAAGGGGTGAAAAGGCAGATTAACCTTATGCTTTTGCCTGAAGATGAAGTAAAAGTGGGCGATTACGTTATGGTTCACGTTGGAAATGCAATAGAAGTGATAGATGAGAAGGAAGCAGAGGAAATCTGGAAGGTTTTAGATGAAGTTATGGCTGCCATTGAAGAGCAAGAGGGGTATTAA
- a CDS encoding nucleotidyltransferase family protein has product MDLEKAKKILREHKQELKEKYGVKSLSIFGSYARGEQRENSDIDIVVEFEKPIGLKFFELADYLESLLKLKVDLLTKTAIRRKKLLWKSIEKDLINV; this is encoded by the coding sequence ATGGATTTAGAAAAAGCAAAGAAAATTTTAAGAGAACACAAACAGGAACTAAAGGAAAAATACGGGGTCAAATCCCTCTCAATATTTGGTTCTTATGCCCGAGGAGAACAAAGAGAAAACAGCGATATAGATATAGTCGTTGAATTTGAAAAACCTATAGGACTCAAATTTTTTGAATTAGCTGATTACTTAGAAAGTTTACTTAAACTTAAAGTAGACCTTTTAACAAAAACCGCCATACGAAGGAAAAAACTCCTTTGGAAATCCATAGAAAAGGATTTAATAAATGTCTGA
- a CDS encoding efflux RND transporter periplasmic adaptor subunit yields the protein MKKIVAILILVAFAVGGVFFIKSKHKRVIVPVKVVEVKRGNVRKEIDATGIIKPQVGAEIKVGARISGTVVKENVKVGDYVKKGDLIAEIDNRDLREELKKAKAHLKEVKETYSKRIASQQLKVKSAEAALKSAVADLKAKGEAYNVAKWEFERQEKLFKEGFSTEQKIKDLKLKLAQAESALKAAKENVERAKLDLKIAKEELGRLKAEYESQLKTAEANVKEAEIRYSYSFIYAPKSGIISYVSTQEGETVVAGLNAPQFVTILDPNRLEDWIYVDETEIGKVKKGMKVEFTVDTYRNKVFKGKVEEIYPKPKILNNVVYYIVVARGFKDVNLLRPEMTTHNTIIAGVKKGVLVVPNAAVKWKNGRYIVYKVVNGKVKEVPVKVGWSDDRFTEIVSGLKEGDKVALSITVK from the coding sequence GTGAAAAAGATAGTTGCTATTTTGATTTTAGTTGCTTTTGCTGTTGGTGGCGTTTTCTTTATTAAGTCAAAGCACAAAAGGGTTATCGTTCCTGTTAAGGTGGTTGAGGTTAAAAGAGGGAATGTTAGAAAGGAAATAGATGCAACGGGAATAATAAAGCCTCAGGTTGGTGCTGAGATAAAAGTTGGAGCGAGAATTTCAGGAACAGTAGTCAAGGAAAACGTTAAAGTTGGTGATTACGTTAAAAAGGGTGATTTGATAGCGGAGATAGATAACAGGGATTTGAGGGAAGAGTTAAAGAAGGCGAAGGCACACTTGAAGGAAGTAAAGGAAACTTACTCTAAGCGAATAGCTTCTCAGCAGTTAAAAGTGAAATCTGCAGAAGCTGCTTTAAAGAGTGCAGTTGCTGATTTAAAGGCAAAGGGAGAAGCTTACAACGTTGCTAAGTGGGAGTTTGAAAGGCAGGAAAAGCTTTTTAAGGAAGGTTTCTCAACGGAGCAGAAAATAAAGGATTTGAAGTTAAAGCTCGCGCAGGCTGAGAGTGCTTTAAAAGCGGCAAAAGAAAACGTTGAGAGAGCGAAGTTAGACTTAAAGATTGCCAAGGAAGAATTGGGTAGATTGAAAGCGGAGTATGAATCTCAACTGAAAACGGCTGAAGCGAATGTAAAAGAAGCGGAGATAAGGTATTCCTATTCCTTTATTTATGCACCAAAGAGTGGAATTATTTCCTACGTTTCAACTCAGGAAGGTGAGACAGTTGTGGCAGGTCTTAACGCTCCGCAATTTGTGACGATTTTAGACCCAAACAGGTTAGAGGACTGGATATACGTTGATGAGACGGAAATCGGGAAAGTGAAGAAAGGGATGAAAGTTGAGTTTACTGTAGATACTTACAGAAATAAGGTTTTTAAGGGAAAGGTTGAGGAGATATATCCTAAACCGAAGATTCTTAACAACGTTGTTTACTACATTGTTGTTGCAAGAGGGTTCAAGGACGTTAACCTTTTGAGACCTGAAATGACGACGCATAACACGATTATCGCTGGCGTTAAGAAAGGTGTTTTAGTTGTGCCTAATGCTGCGGTTAAGTGGAAAAACGGTAGATATATAGTTTATAAAGTTGTTAACGGTAAAGTGAAAGAGGTGCCTGTTAAAGTAGGCTGGAGCGATGATAGGTTTACTGAAATCGTTTCTGGCTTGAAAGAAGGCGATAAAGTAGCGCTGTCAATTACTGTTAAGTAG
- a CDS encoding HyaD/HybD family hydrogenase maturation endopeptidase → MEKIGIMGVGNILLSDEGFGVKLLYLLKAKYEFPENVVLIDGGTAGIFLSPEIDYLSKLLIIDVVKAEGKPGDIKVYEKEDFFIDRLPLKLSPHQLGLQEVLLLNEIKGTCPEEVKLVGVIPKSLDAGTYLTPELEAKLPEVERIVLDILREWGVNFREKENPEDPNIWWEKKVSEVQ, encoded by the coding sequence ATGGAAAAGATAGGTATTATGGGAGTTGGAAACATCCTTCTTAGCGATGAAGGTTTTGGCGTTAAATTGTTGTATTTGCTGAAGGCAAAGTACGAGTTTCCGGAGAACGTTGTTCTTATAGATGGGGGGACGGCGGGGATTTTTCTTTCTCCTGAGATAGATTACCTTTCTAAGCTTTTAATAATTGACGTTGTTAAAGCGGAAGGTAAGCCTGGAGATATTAAGGTTTATGAAAAAGAGGATTTCTTTATAGACCGCCTTCCACTAAAACTGTCACCTCATCAGTTAGGTTTACAGGAAGTGCTTCTTCTTAACGAGATAAAGGGGACGTGTCCGGAAGAGGTGAAGCTTGTGGGTGTTATTCCAAAATCTCTTGATGCAGGAACCTATTTGACTCCTGAGCTTGAAGCCAAGCTTCCCGAAGTAGAAAGAATAGTTCTTGACATTTTGAGAGAGTGGGGCGTTAATTTTAGGGAGAAAGAAAATCCTGAAGACCCTAATATATGGTGGGAGAAGAAAGTATCGGAGGTTCAATAA
- a CDS encoding class I SAM-dependent methyltransferase, with protein MRYNVKDIFNSPFAVFYEKVINKISSPVQVNRWRKRLIKDILSEIPDPEIVVDYCSGACNMGKLLLSLTSNPPFIINCDISKPLLNLGKEELPEHSAFVCADNRFFPVKNSSIDAVFSSFCVRNSPEPIKTVKEVYRVLKSGGAWGILDFFKIKERAPVTAFNDFLFRSFMKLNGALIPSHREAIEYLFYSIENFYTVDEFSELLRENGFDVKLVRTYMGGVANTLVAIKQEVSDV; from the coding sequence ATGAGGTACAACGTCAAGGATATTTTTAACAGTCCTTTTGCCGTTTTCTATGAGAAAGTCATTAATAAAATTTCAAGTCCTGTTCAGGTTAACAGGTGGCGAAAACGATTGATTAAAGACATCCTTTCAGAAATTCCTGACCCTGAGATAGTGGTGGATTACTGTTCTGGTGCCTGTAATATGGGAAAACTTTTGTTATCTCTTACTTCAAATCCACCTTTCATCATTAACTGCGATATAAGTAAACCACTTCTTAATCTTGGAAAAGAGGAGCTTCCTGAACATAGTGCTTTTGTGTGTGCTGATAATAGGTTTTTCCCCGTAAAGAATTCTTCAATTGATGCCGTTTTTTCCTCTTTTTGCGTTAGAAACTCACCTGAACCGATAAAAACCGTTAAAGAAGTTTACAGGGTTTTGAAGTCAGGTGGTGCGTGGGGGATTTTGGATTTCTTTAAAATAAAAGAAAGAGCGCCTGTGACAGCTTTTAACGACTTTCTATTCCGTTCATTTATGAAGTTAAACGGTGCACTTATACCTTCTCATAGAGAAGCAATTGAATACCTGTTCTATTCAATAGAAAACTTTTATACGGTTGATGAATTTTCTGAACTTCTAAGAGAGAATGGCTTTGATGTAAAATTGGTCAGAACTTATATGGGAGGAGTTGCCAATACTTTGGTTGCTATAAAACAGGAGGTGAGCGATGTGTGA
- a CDS encoding TolC family protein: MRFRIFTFFLFLFAFSNAYGVTCEELIQLVRSKNLDVKSGSVSIDVSRYSLFADKKSYFPKVSFNAQFQEFYPYQTMFSKSWNQNYSYGLTASFDVLNFQKRNKIELDEKLLETSKRELSVTVLNSVYNAVGLLLNLKAKEEIVKIKKKNVEDSKKILKATEERYKKGFVLITDVLKAQADLQKALSDFENAKLDYKETFNDLNEVVDYALKENEKPEVILKEKFPLKSLDYYLHLAFKNRPEIKKAKSEIKVAKAELNLQKSTLSPSLSVSASWNKMDTTFPPDDNNYSLSLTFSYPFFDSGVTKFKVLSESRKVFLKELALKKIENAVKKEVINAYIAVKSKSEVLKSAFSFLSFSRKAYDRTLKEYELGVTDIVNLLQTHSAYVSAQENYINALLSYNLAVLQLLKATGEMPGGTW, encoded by the coding sequence TTGAGATTTAGAATTTTTACTTTTTTCCTGTTTCTGTTTGCTTTTTCTAACGCTTATGGCGTTACGTGTGAGGAACTTATACAATTGGTGAGGAGTAAAAACCTTGACGTTAAATCGGGAAGCGTTTCTATTGACGTTTCCCGATATTCTCTTTTTGCAGATAAAAAAAGTTATTTTCCAAAGGTTTCTTTTAACGCTCAATTTCAAGAATTTTATCCTTACCAGACTATGTTTTCCAAGTCGTGGAATCAAAACTACTCTTACGGTTTGACAGCTTCTTTTGATGTTCTGAATTTTCAGAAAAGAAATAAAATAGAGTTGGATGAAAAGCTACTTGAAACGTCTAAGAGAGAGCTGTCTGTTACTGTTCTTAATTCGGTCTATAACGCCGTTGGGCTTCTTTTGAACTTGAAGGCTAAAGAAGAGATAGTTAAGATAAAGAAGAAAAACGTTGAGGATAGCAAGAAAATATTAAAGGCGACAGAGGAAAGGTATAAAAAGGGATTTGTTCTCATAACAGATGTTCTAAAAGCTCAAGCGGATTTACAGAAAGCCCTTTCAGATTTTGAGAATGCGAAACTTGACTATAAAGAAACGTTTAACGACTTAAATGAGGTAGTTGATTACGCTTTGAAGGAAAATGAGAAACCGGAAGTTATCTTAAAAGAAAAATTTCCTTTAAAAAGTTTGGATTATTATCTGCATTTGGCTTTTAAGAACCGTCCTGAAATTAAAAAAGCTAAAAGTGAAATAAAGGTAGCGAAGGCTGAATTAAACTTACAGAAGAGTACTCTTTCTCCGTCTTTGAGCGTTTCTGCTTCTTGGAATAAGATGGATACTACTTTTCCTCCAGACGATAATAATTACTCTCTTTCTCTTACGTTTTCTTATCCTTTCTTTGATAGTGGCGTTACTAAGTTTAAAGTTCTTTCTGAATCAAGGAAAGTGTTTTTAAAAGAATTAGCTTTAAAGAAAATTGAAAACGCTGTAAAGAAAGAGGTTATAAATGCCTATATTGCTGTTAAATCTAAGAGTGAAGTTTTGAAGAGTGCTTTTTCTTTCCTTTCGTTTAGCAGAAAGGCTTATGATAGAACGCTTAAAGAGTACGAATTGGGTGTTACCGATATAGTTAACTTACTTCAGACCCATTCTGCCTATGTCAGCGCTCAAGAGAATTATATTAACGCTTTACTCTCTTACAATTTAGCTGTTTTACAGCTCTTAAAAGCAACAGGTGAGATGCCTGGAGGTACGTGGTGA